TCATCCGCGGGCGGGCCAGCCTGCTGGCGGTGTCCGAATCAGGGCTGTGGCTGCGCCAGGCGGATGATCTGGGGCAGTCGGTGATCCATGCGCTGGGGGTGACGAACCAGGGCGTGGAGCTGCGGGACGTCATTATCTTCCTCTACAGCACGGAGCAGGAGTTCAAGGGCCGGATCGATGCTGACCAGGCGGTGCTGAAGGAGGGCGAGTGGTCGCTGACCAATGCCCAGGTGACGGTGCCCGGCCAGCTGCGCGAGCTTCATCCGACCTATTCCCTGCCGACGACGCTGACCTTCGAGCGGGTGCAGGAGAGCTTTGCCTCCCCGGATACGCTGTCTTTCTGGGAGCTGCCGGACTTCATCCGCACGGCACAGGAGGCCGGGTTCTCGGCACTGCGCTATCAGCTTCACTGGCACCAGCTGGCGTCGCGGCCCTTCCTGATGGCGGCGATGGTGCTGATCGCGGCGTGCTTCAGCCTGCGGCTGACCCGGCTGGGGGGTATCGGTCAACTCATCGTGGCCGGCATCGTGAGCGGCTTCTTTTTGTAC
The sequence above is drawn from the Pyruvatibacter mobilis genome and encodes:
- the lptG gene encoding LPS export ABC transporter permease LptG, which gives rise to MRLPWTMYLYFGRRALLAIAASFIICMALAFVIDFVELLRRTGSREVPFTTVLSMGLLRLPSISEKMMPFAVLFGSMWAFLQLSRTNEFVVARASGVSAWQFLAPSIILALLIGGGAVTVYNPLAAAMVSRFEALESKFIRGRASLLAVSESGLWLRQADDLGQSVIHALGVTNQGVELRDVIIFLYSTEQEFKGRIDADQAVLKEGEWSLTNAQVTVPGQLRELHPTYSLPTTLTFERVQESFASPDTLSFWELPDFIRTAQEAGFSALRYQLHWHQLASRPFLMAAMVLIAACFSLRLTRLGGIGQLIVAGIVSGFFLYFFTDVTLALGARGVMPVVLAAWSPAFISAMLGGALIFHQEDG